The Humulus lupulus chromosome 4, drHumLupu1.1, whole genome shotgun sequence genome has a window encoding:
- the LOC133832842 gene encoding uncharacterized protein LOC133832842 — protein sequence MAMYYQHCYDPQMNRYDSYFSNYNSQWDEYSNTFYGGNQYVEPNYYSQSEYNAFTPQYSDPSIGDLINAMNASNLLLQQMSEQAYSQVILQSTEASLKNLESTMGQIATSLNNLEVENIGESPTKLESNPIDNDVNNSIPEASSPLEIETFTSVGPSSQNMLHKPTVSSYVHITHFPRRLTKIKNEKENKAVLKINISLLKTIKQVPPYAKLPKELSTNKRKLKGDKKISVGENVSVILQRKLLPKCQDLRMFINPYTIGKTKFDHCMIDLGASINVISYSIFASLKPGLLKETCVIIRLADHTNVYSLRVVEDVLVHVQFRRPFRLITSTTLDVKVWVITIEFDGEVIQFDMLNSIDKYKRKKVLLNDPT from the exons ATGGCAATGTACTATCAACATTGTTATGATCCTCAAATGAATAGATATGACTCCTATTTTAGCAATTACAATTCACAATGGGATGAGTATTCTAATACTTTCTATGGTGGAAATCAATATGTTGAGCCAAATTACTACTCTCAATCAGAATATAATGCGTTCACGCCACAATATTCAGATCCATCAATTGGAGATCTCATCAATGCAATGAATGCCAGCAATCTCCTACTTCAACAGATGTCAGAGCAGGCTTAT AGCCAAGTTATTCTTCAGAGTACAGAAGCATCCCTCAAGAATTTGGAGAGTACCATGGGACAAATTGCTACATCATTGAATAATCTTGAGGTTGAGAATATTGGAGAATCACCAACAAAATTAGAGAGTAATCCAATAGATAATGATG TCAACAATTCAATTCCAGAAGCATCTTCTCCACTAGAGATCGAAACTTTCACGTCAGTTGGTCCATCATCACAGAACATGCTACACAAACCCACTGTCAGCTCGTATGTCCATATTACTCATTTTCCGAGAAGATTGACAAAAATTAAGAATGAGAAGGAAAATAAGGCGGtccttaaaataaatatttcactCCTTAAAACCATTAAGCAAGTACCACCATATGCTAAGCTTCCGAAGGAGTTGTCCACAAATAAAAGGAAACTGAAGGgtgataaaaagataagtgtagGGGAGAATGTTTCTGTTATTCTCCAAAGGAAATTGCTACCCAAGTGTCAAGACCTTAGGATGTTTATAAATCCATATACTATCGGTAAAACCAAGTTTGATCATTGTATGATAGATTTAGGAGCATCTATTAATGTTATATCTTATTCTATTTTTGCTTCTTTAAAGCCAGGGTTATTAAAAGAAACTTGTGTTATTATTCGATTGGCTGATCACACTAATGTTTATTCCCTAAgggtagttgaagatgttttGGTGCACGTTCAATTTAGGAGGCCATTCCGACTTATTACAAGTACAACGTTGGATGTCAAAGTATGGGTAATTACAATAgaatttgatggtgaagttataCAGTTTGATATGTTAAATTCTATTGATAAGTACAAGAGGAAGAAAGTTTTGTTAAATGACCCAACATAA